Proteins found in one Planctomycetes bacterium MalM25 genomic segment:
- the tsaD gene encoding tRNA N6-adenosine threonylcarbamoyltransferase — MASKKPTDYILEPPVIRLLCIESTCDETAAAVVTDGLEVLGSVVASQNDLHERFGGVVPEIASRAHVERVLPVIDETLRRAGVTLDDLDAIAVANQPGLVGSLLVGVCAAKALCVATGLPLIGVNHLQAHIYACKIASGEEVFPCVGLIVSGGHSNLYLCDAPTDFTPLGGTIDDAAGEAFDKVGALLGLPFPGGPNVSKLAAKGDRSAIRFPRPLLDDKSRLAFSFSGLKTAVRYEIAGPGGDPEQVSLSEQRRADIAAGFEEAVVDCLVGKSELALRQSGYDTLCVGGGVAANGRLRERLNASAEEHGHRLYIPPMSLCTDNAVMGAIAIERYRAGLFEPLDLDVYPGLERIG, encoded by the coding sequence ATGGCTTCCAAGAAGCCTACGGACTACATCCTAGAGCCTCCCGTGATCCGCCTGCTCTGTATCGAATCGACCTGCGACGAGACGGCCGCCGCCGTCGTGACCGACGGCCTGGAGGTGCTCGGCTCGGTCGTCGCCTCGCAGAACGACCTGCACGAGCGTTTCGGCGGGGTTGTGCCGGAGATCGCCTCGCGGGCGCACGTCGAGCGGGTGCTGCCCGTGATCGACGAGACCCTCCGCCGAGCGGGCGTGACGCTCGACGACCTCGACGCGATCGCCGTGGCGAACCAGCCTGGCCTGGTCGGCTCGCTGCTGGTCGGCGTCTGCGCGGCGAAGGCGCTCTGCGTGGCGACCGGGCTGCCGCTCATCGGCGTGAACCACCTGCAGGCGCACATCTACGCCTGCAAGATCGCCAGCGGCGAGGAGGTCTTTCCCTGCGTCGGCCTGATCGTCAGCGGCGGGCACTCGAACCTCTACCTCTGCGACGCCCCGACCGACTTCACCCCGCTGGGCGGCACGATCGACGACGCCGCCGGCGAGGCGTTCGACAAGGTCGGCGCCTTGCTCGGGTTGCCCTTCCCCGGCGGACCGAACGTGTCGAAGCTCGCCGCGAAGGGCGACCGCAGCGCGATCCGCTTCCCGCGCCCGTTGCTCGATGACAAGTCGCGGCTGGCGTTCAGCTTCAGCGGGCTGAAGACGGCCGTCCGCTACGAGATCGCCGGCCCCGGGGGCGACCCGGAGCAGGTCAGCCTCTCCGAGCAACGCCGCGCTGATATCGCCGCCGGCTTCGAGGAGGCGGTCGTCGATTGCCTCGTCGGCAAGTCGGAGCTGGCCCTCCGCCAGAGCGGTTACGACACGCTCTGCGTCGGCGGGGGCGTGGCGGCGAACGGCCGCCTCCGCGAGCGCCTCAACGCCTCGGCCGAGGAGCACGGCCACCGGCTCTACATCCCCCCGATGTCGCTCTGCACCGACAACGCGGTGATGGGCGCGATCGCCATCGAGCGCTACCGAGCCGGCCTGTTCGAGCCGCTCGACCTCGACGTTTACCCGGGCCTGGAACGGATCGGCTGA
- a CDS encoding potassium transporter peripheral membrane component produces MLSPFLAAAAHEPLTGVGGLAIAVVAGVFVTLMVRRALPVDLLFLAGLVVVTLGGAISPEKALAGFASGPVLLIGALFAAAAGLRTTGALDWIGGWLLGSATTERAALWRLTLVAPTSAFVLNTPLVAMLAPVVIDWCRKRKVSPSRLLMPLSYLTILGGVGTVIGTSTTLVCNAQLAKIRARMAEQMDQAADSVPPAFYDNAHPIGLLEIGYAGVPLALLGIAYLIWVAPRLLPNRRDLIEDLGESRREYLVEMMVQPGCALVGKTVEEAGLRQLPGLFLIEISRGAEVITPVTPGDVIQAHDRMVFTGVVGTIADLERIPGLVPAADITYEFRPAERARRQLAEAVLSRTSPVIGRTVRDANFRQRYNAAIVAVHRGGERLGTKIGDIRLQAGDTLLLQARSGFVETYRNSRDFFLVSQVGGSSARRHDRALVAGGIFLLLLGWLVAMSIDWNGADPGDGPAWLTRFAQPLAAFAAVVLMVGTRCLSTNQARGAVDLQVLITIAAAIGLGNALDESGAAKWLADGVVTIVQAAPVSEAALPWLLLAVVYLLSMLMTECITNAAVATLMIPISIGIAAQAGYNPRPFILAVAVAASLSFATPIGYQTNLMVMGPGGYHPRDFLRVGGPLAAVIAVAGVALIGGIWGF; encoded by the coding sequence ATGCTCTCCCCCTTTCTTGCCGCCGCCGCGCACGAGCCGCTCACCGGCGTGGGGGGGCTGGCGATCGCCGTCGTCGCCGGGGTGTTCGTCACGCTCATGGTCCGCCGGGCGCTGCCGGTCGACCTGCTCTTTCTGGCGGGTCTGGTGGTGGTGACCCTCGGGGGGGCGATCTCGCCCGAGAAGGCCCTCGCCGGCTTCGCCAGCGGCCCGGTCCTGCTGATCGGGGCCCTCTTCGCCGCCGCCGCGGGGCTGCGGACCACCGGCGCCCTCGACTGGATCGGCGGCTGGCTGCTCGGCTCGGCGACGACCGAACGGGCCGCCCTGTGGCGGCTGACCCTGGTGGCGCCCACCTCGGCCTTCGTGCTGAACACGCCGCTCGTGGCGATGCTCGCCCCGGTGGTGATCGATTGGTGCCGCAAGCGGAAGGTCTCCCCGTCGCGGCTGCTGATGCCGCTCAGTTACCTGACGATCCTGGGGGGCGTCGGCACGGTGATCGGCACGAGCACCACGCTCGTCTGCAACGCACAGCTGGCCAAGATCCGCGCGCGGATGGCGGAGCAGATGGACCAGGCGGCCGACTCCGTGCCGCCGGCCTTCTACGACAACGCTCATCCGATCGGCCTGCTCGAGATCGGCTACGCCGGCGTTCCGCTGGCGCTGCTGGGCATCGCCTACTTGATCTGGGTCGCGCCCCGGTTGCTGCCGAACCGGCGCGACCTGATCGAGGACCTGGGCGAGAGCCGGCGCGAGTACCTTGTGGAGATGATGGTCCAGCCGGGCTGCGCCCTCGTGGGCAAGACAGTCGAGGAGGCGGGGCTCCGGCAGCTGCCGGGGCTCTTCCTCATCGAGATCAGCCGGGGCGCCGAGGTGATCACGCCCGTCACGCCGGGCGACGTGATCCAGGCGCACGACCGGATGGTCTTCACGGGGGTCGTGGGGACGATCGCCGACCTGGAGCGGATCCCGGGCCTCGTGCCGGCGGCCGACATCACCTACGAGTTCCGCCCCGCCGAGCGGGCTCGCCGCCAGCTGGCCGAGGCGGTGCTGTCGCGGACCTCGCCGGTGATTGGCCGCACGGTCCGCGACGCCAATTTTCGCCAGCGCTACAACGCGGCGATCGTCGCGGTGCACCGCGGCGGCGAGCGGCTGGGGACCAAGATCGGCGACATCCGCCTGCAAGCGGGTGACACCCTGCTGCTGCAGGCCCGCTCGGGGTTCGTCGAGACCTACCGCAACAGCCGCGACTTCTTCCTGGTCAGCCAGGTCGGCGGCTCCTCCGCCCGCCGGCACGACCGGGCGCTGGTCGCCGGCGGCATCTTCTTGTTGCTGCTCGGGTGGCTGGTCGCGATGTCGATCGACTGGAACGGCGCCGACCCGGGCGACGGGCCCGCGTGGCTGACGCGTTTCGCCCAACCGCTCGCGGCTTTCGCGGCGGTGGTGCTGATGGTCGGCACGCGTTGCCTGTCGACCAACCAGGCCCGCGGCGCGGTCGACTTGCAGGTGCTCATCACGATCGCCGCGGCGATCGGCCTGGGCAACGCGCTGGACGAGAGCGGCGCCGCTAAGTGGCTCGCCGACGGCGTGGTCACCATCGTTCAGGCGGCGCCGGTCTCGGAGGCCGCCCTGCCCTGGCTGCTGCTGGCGGTGGTCTATCTCCTGTCGATGCTGATGACCGAGTGCATCACCAACGCCGCGGTCGCCACGCTGATGATCCCGATCTCGATCGGCATCGCCGCCCAGGCTGGCTACAACCCACGGCCCTTTATCCTGGCGGTCGCCGTGGCGGCGTCGCTCAGCTTCGCCACGCCGATCGGCTACCAGACCAACCTCATGGTCATGGGCCCGGGCGGCTACCACCCCCGGGACTTCCTCCGCGTCGGCGGACCGCTCGCAGCGGTGATCGCGGTGGCGGGGGTCGCCTTGATCGGCGGGATCTGGGGCTTCTGA
- the mucD_1 gene encoding putative periplasmic serine endoprotease DegP-like precursor: MNRRISLLALIGLAGVATYVAAQRTAPTPIVRQAPAPPPANLTPEELANIRVYEAANRSVVHITTSTVQYDPTFGLPIEGEGAGSGAILDRQGHIITNQHVIDGAREIKVALTNDRMYDATLVGEDAEYDIAVLKIDPKGEELTPLPLGRSDNLRVGQKAYALGNPFGLDHTLTCGVVSSLNRSLPSRVKGAIMDGMVQTDAAMNPGNSGGPLLNTSAEMIGMCVAIRSSVGQNSGVGFAIPIDRIRRFVPELIENGKIVRAYHGIVVLEESSRGLRIAKLSKNGPAERAGLRAFRVLEHRRREGPIVYRVKELDKDYADYILAIDGQAVSTHPEFLERMDGYQPGDRVVFTVLRDGQQVRVPVTLGAA; encoded by the coding sequence ATGAACCGTCGAATCTCCTTGCTCGCCCTGATCGGACTGGCCGGGGTGGCGACCTACGTCGCCGCCCAGCGGACCGCCCCCACGCCGATCGTGCGCCAGGCGCCGGCGCCCCCGCCCGCGAACCTCACGCCGGAAGAGCTGGCCAACATCCGCGTGTACGAGGCGGCCAATCGGAGCGTCGTCCACATCACCACCAGCACGGTGCAGTACGACCCGACGTTCGGCCTGCCGATCGAGGGCGAGGGCGCCGGCTCGGGGGCGATCCTGGACCGGCAGGGGCACATCATCACCAACCAGCACGTCATCGACGGCGCGCGGGAGATCAAGGTCGCGTTGACCAACGACCGCATGTACGACGCCACGCTCGTCGGAGAAGACGCCGAGTACGACATCGCGGTCCTGAAGATCGATCCCAAGGGCGAAGAGCTCACCCCCCTGCCGCTGGGCCGCAGCGACAACCTCCGCGTCGGCCAGAAGGCGTACGCCCTCGGCAACCCGTTCGGCCTCGACCACACGCTCACCTGCGGCGTCGTGTCGAGCCTGAACCGCTCGCTCCCCAGCCGCGTCAAAGGGGCGATCATGGACGGCATGGTCCAGACCGACGCCGCGATGAACCCGGGCAACTCGGGCGGGCCGTTGCTCAATACGTCCGCCGAGATGATCGGCATGTGCGTCGCCATCCGCAGCTCGGTCGGCCAGAACTCGGGTGTCGGGTTCGCGATCCCGATCGACCGCATCCGCCGCTTCGTGCCGGAGCTGATCGAGAACGGCAAGATCGTCCGCGCGTACCACGGCATCGTGGTGCTCGAGGAGTCGTCGCGCGGCCTGAGGATCGCGAAGCTCAGCAAGAACGGCCCCGCCGAGCGCGCCGGCTTGCGTGCGTTCCGGGTCCTGGAGCATCGGCGTCGGGAAGGACCGATCGTGTATCGCGTCAAAGAACTCGATAAGGACTACGCCGACTACATCCTCGCCATCGACGGGCAAGCCGTTTCGACCCACCCCGAGTTCCTCGAGCGGATGGACGGCTACCAGCCGGGCGATCGGGTCGTCTTCACTGTGCTGCGAGACGGCCAGCAGGTGCGGGTCCCGGTCACGCTCGGGGCCGCGTGA
- the rph gene encoding Ribonuclease PH has product MPRHDGRAPNQLRSLKFTRGYASAAAGSVLVEWGNTTILCTASVGADTPPWLAGKGRGWVTAEYNMLPGSTSPRKARKTDGRSTEIQRLIGRSLRAGIDLEALGERTLTVDCDVLRADGGTRTASITAGWIALHDALATLTDEEGAPSFDPAKLIGAGGPLTDTLGAVSVGLVNGEPVLDLDYPEDSTAAVDMNVVGVGSGDLIEVQGGGEGATFSRGQFDGLLSLAIEGLAQIRDKQHAAIAR; this is encoded by the coding sequence ATGCCACGCCACGACGGCCGCGCGCCGAACCAACTCCGCTCTCTCAAGTTCACCCGCGGCTACGCCTCCGCGGCGGCCGGCAGTGTGCTGGTCGAGTGGGGGAACACCACGATCCTCTGCACCGCGAGCGTCGGCGCCGACACGCCCCCCTGGCTCGCCGGCAAGGGCCGCGGCTGGGTCACCGCCGAGTACAACATGCTGCCCGGCTCCACCAGCCCACGCAAGGCACGCAAGACGGACGGGCGCTCGACCGAGATCCAGCGGCTCATCGGCCGCTCGCTCCGCGCGGGGATCGACCTCGAGGCGCTCGGCGAGCGGACCCTCACCGTCGACTGCGACGTGCTCCGAGCCGACGGCGGCACCCGCACCGCGAGCATCACGGCGGGCTGGATCGCCCTGCACGACGCGCTCGCCACGCTGACCGACGAGGAGGGCGCGCCCAGCTTCGACCCGGCGAAGCTCATCGGCGCCGGCGGGCCGCTCACCGACACGCTCGGCGCGGTGAGCGTTGGGCTCGTTAACGGCGAGCCGGTGCTCGACCTGGACTACCCGGAAGACTCGACCGCGGCGGTCGACATGAACGTCGTGGGCGTCGGCTCGGGCGACCTCATCGAAGTCCAAGGGGGCGGCGAGGGCGCCACCTTCAGCCGCGGGCAGTTCGACGGGCTGTTGAGCCTAGCGATCGAGGGCCTCGCGCAGATCCGCGACAAACAGCACGCGGCGATCGCCCGCTGA
- the glmU gene encoding Bifunctional protein GlmU encodes MPEPAAPPLAVVLAAGKGTRMKSDLPKVLVPVGGRPMIRYVIDGLRAAGIEKVVVVVGYQADLVRSELKDEPGVEFALQAEQLGTGHAVMMCREAIAAHEAAHPGAPVVIVTGDSPMLQESSVRALLDDYNASSPACLLGTAHRDDPTGLGRIVRDAGGAFTGIVEHKDCTPEQLEVTEVNMSTYVFNGADLLTSLDSLKTDNAQGEYYVTDCPGLLLAAGKQVRALAALKPCEALSINTVDDLAVVEAEMTKMGR; translated from the coding sequence ATGCCCGAACCCGCCGCTCCGCCACTCGCCGTCGTCCTCGCCGCCGGCAAGGGGACCCGGATGAAGTCCGACCTGCCCAAGGTGCTGGTGCCGGTCGGCGGCCGGCCGATGATCCGCTACGTAATCGACGGCCTCCGCGCCGCGGGGATCGAGAAGGTCGTCGTCGTGGTCGGCTACCAGGCGGACCTGGTGCGGAGCGAGCTGAAGGACGAGCCGGGTGTCGAGTTCGCCCTGCAAGCGGAGCAACTCGGCACGGGCCACGCCGTGATGATGTGCCGCGAGGCGATCGCCGCCCACGAGGCCGCCCACCCCGGCGCCCCCGTGGTGATCGTGACGGGCGACTCGCCGATGCTTCAGGAGTCGAGCGTCCGGGCGCTGCTGGACGACTACAACGCGTCCTCGCCCGCCTGCCTGCTCGGCACGGCTCACCGCGACGACCCGACCGGCCTGGGCCGCATCGTCCGCGACGCCGGCGGGGCGTTCACCGGCATCGTCGAGCACAAGGACTGCACGCCCGAGCAGTTGGAGGTGACCGAGGTCAACATGAGCACCTACGTATTCAACGGGGCCGACCTGCTGACCTCGCTCGATTCCTTGAAGACCGACAACGCGCAGGGAGAGTATTATGTGACCGACTGCCCCGGGCTGTTGCTCGCGGCGGGCAAGCAGGTCCGGGCGCTGGCCGCGCTGAAGCCGTGCGAGGCGCTCAGCATCAACACCGTGGACGACCTGGCGGTTGTCGAAGCCGAGATGACGAAGATGGGGAGGTGA
- the dfa3 gene encoding Putative diflavin flavoprotein A 3, with protein sequence MAEETQEELLAALGRVPSGIYILTIGAGDESTGMLASWVQQAGFEPPQVSVALKSGRPINERIESGEPFAINIVGATQKHLLGHFGKGFAPGEPAFEGLELAATESGTPALAEAVGVLECRATGGVDAGDHRLIVAEVIAGRLQHDAAPMTHVRKRGDHY encoded by the coding sequence ATGGCCGAGGAAACCCAAGAAGAGCTGCTCGCGGCGTTGGGGCGTGTCCCCAGCGGGATTTATATCCTCACGATCGGCGCCGGAGACGAGTCGACCGGCATGCTGGCAAGCTGGGTGCAGCAAGCGGGCTTCGAGCCGCCGCAGGTGAGCGTCGCGCTGAAAAGCGGGCGCCCGATCAACGAGCGGATCGAATCGGGGGAGCCGTTTGCGATCAACATCGTGGGCGCGACCCAAAAGCACCTGCTCGGCCACTTCGGCAAGGGCTTCGCGCCGGGCGAGCCGGCGTTCGAGGGGCTTGAGCTCGCGGCGACCGAGAGCGGGACGCCCGCCCTCGCCGAGGCGGTCGGCGTGCTCGAGTGCCGCGCCACGGGGGGCGTCGACGCGGGCGACCACCGCCTGATCGTCGCCGAGGTGATCGCCGGCCGTCTGCAACACGACGCCGCGCCGATGACCCACGTGCGTAAACGTGGGGATCACTACTGA
- the argF gene encoding Ornithine carbamoyltransferase: protein MRHLITLDDVSAAELETIFAITADLKSKFREGVREPLLPGRMLALLFEKQSLRTRVSFESGMAHLGGGSLMLGADTGFGGDRESMEDFSRVLSQMVDVVVIRSKRHETVTEFAQHATCSVINGLTDESHPCQAIADLFTIRERFGSLSGRKLAWIGDGNNVAVSLARGCAKLGVEFVMASPAGYVMDPVFLDTLKTKHPEVKLSVVDDPREAAAGAAAIYTDVWVSMGQEKEKEQRRRDFAAYQVNESLFAAAPDDAIFMHCLPANRGEEVTDGVMDHERSVIVEQAGNRMHAQKGVLVWLLAAHGA, encoded by the coding sequence ATGCGTCACCTCATCACCCTCGACGACGTCTCGGCCGCCGAGCTCGAGACGATCTTCGCGATCACCGCCGACCTGAAGAGCAAGTTCCGCGAGGGCGTGCGCGAGCCGCTCCTGCCGGGGCGGATGCTCGCGCTGCTGTTCGAGAAGCAGTCGCTGCGGACACGCGTCAGCTTCGAGTCGGGCATGGCGCACCTGGGGGGCGGGAGCCTCATGCTGGGCGCCGACACCGGCTTCGGCGGCGACCGGGAATCGATGGAGGACTTCTCGCGTGTCCTGTCGCAAATGGTCGACGTGGTCGTCATCCGCAGCAAGCGGCACGAGACCGTCACCGAGTTCGCCCAGCACGCGACCTGCTCGGTCATCAACGGCCTGACCGACGAGTCGCACCCCTGCCAGGCGATCGCCGACCTGTTCACCATCCGCGAGCGGTTCGGCTCGCTCAGCGGCCGCAAGCTCGCCTGGATCGGCGACGGCAACAACGTCGCGGTGAGCCTCGCCCGCGGCTGCGCCAAGCTAGGCGTCGAGTTCGTCATGGCCAGCCCCGCGGGTTACGTGATGGACCCCGTCTTCCTCGATACGCTCAAGACCAAGCACCCCGAGGTAAAGCTCTCGGTCGTCGATGACCCGCGGGAGGCCGCCGCCGGCGCCGCGGCGATCTACACCGACGTGTGGGTCAGCATGGGCCAGGAGAAGGAGAAGGAGCAGCGTCGCCGTGACTTCGCCGCCTACCAGGTGAACGAGTCGCTCTTCGCCGCGGCCCCGGACGACGCGATCTTCATGCACTGCCTCCCCGCCAACCGGGGCGAGGAGGTGACCGATGGCGTCATGGACCACGAGCGGAGCGTCATCGTCGAACAGGCCGGCAACCGCATGCACGCCCAAAAGGGCGTGCTCGTGTGGTTGCTGGCGGCACACGGGGCGTGA
- the argD gene encoding Acetylornithine aminotransferase, whose product MSPATAEVFGKFVVPNYGRYPVSLVKGEGSWVWDDQGRKYLDLFPGWGCNLLGHCPPAVVEAVQDQVAKLIHVPNSWYTEAQGQWAKLLSERSFGGQAFFCNSGAEANEAAIKLIRLHTPEERYKIITFTGGFHGRTLGATSATAQPKYHEGLGPLVAGFTYCPFGDLDAVREAIDDETAGILVEPIQGEGGIRLPPEGFLQGLRDLSNEHGLVLAFDEVQAGTGRTGEWFAHQNESLGGVTPDVMTLAKSLCGGVAGAAMLTTAEIAPSLRPGMHAATFGGNPLAARAGIATIETIERDNLLPRAKELGERFRQKLSPLVDELPFARELRVCGLMVGLELLTDGVPIVAECMKRGLLINCTQGTVIRLLPAMTLTDTEVDQGCEILTDVLRAAEVS is encoded by the coding sequence ATGTCCCCCGCCACGGCCGAGGTGTTCGGCAAGTTCGTCGTGCCGAACTACGGGCGCTACCCCGTCTCGCTCGTGAAGGGCGAGGGCTCCTGGGTGTGGGACGACCAGGGCCGCAAGTACCTCGACCTCTTCCCAGGCTGGGGCTGCAACCTGCTGGGGCACTGCCCCCCGGCGGTCGTCGAGGCGGTCCAGGACCAGGTCGCCAAGCTCATCCACGTCCCCAACAGCTGGTACACCGAGGCCCAGGGTCAGTGGGCCAAGCTGCTCAGCGAGCGCTCCTTCGGCGGGCAGGCCTTCTTCTGCAACTCGGGCGCCGAGGCGAACGAGGCGGCCATCAAGCTCATCCGGCTGCACACGCCCGAAGAGCGTTACAAGATCATCACGTTCACCGGCGGGTTCCACGGCCGGACGCTCGGCGCGACCAGCGCGACCGCACAGCCGAAGTACCACGAAGGCCTCGGCCCGCTGGTCGCCGGCTTCACCTACTGCCCCTTCGGCGACCTCGACGCGGTCCGCGAGGCGATCGACGACGAGACCGCCGGCATCCTGGTCGAGCCGATCCAGGGCGAGGGCGGAATCCGCCTGCCGCCCGAGGGCTTCCTCCAAGGCCTCCGCGACTTGTCGAACGAGCACGGCCTGGTGCTCGCCTTCGACGAGGTGCAGGCGGGCACGGGGCGGACCGGCGAGTGGTTCGCTCACCAGAACGAGTCGCTCGGCGGCGTCACGCCCGACGTGATGACCCTCGCCAAGAGCCTCTGCGGCGGGGTCGCCGGCGCGGCGATGCTGACCACCGCCGAGATCGCCCCCAGCCTCCGCCCCGGCATGCACGCGGCCACGTTCGGCGGCAACCCGCTCGCCGCGCGGGCGGGCATCGCCACGATCGAGACGATCGAGCGCGACAACCTGCTGCCCCGGGCGAAAGAGCTTGGCGAGCGGTTCCGCCAGAAGCTATCGCCGCTGGTCGATGAGTTGCCGTTCGCTAGAGAGCTGCGGGTCTGCGGCCTGATGGTCGGCCTCGAGCTGCTGACCGACGGCGTGCCGATCGTCGCCGAGTGCATGAAACGCGGCCTGCTGATCAACTGCACCCAAGGGACGGTGATCCGCCTTCTGCCCGCGATGACCCTGACCGACACCGAGGTCGACCAGGGCTGCGAGATCCTGACCGACGTGCTCCGCGCGGCCGAAGTCTCGTAG
- the prs gene encoding Ribose-phosphate pyrophosphokinase has protein sequence MHDLKIFTGTGNPRLGQSIADYLGVPLGGISLGKFPDGEISCKIDEDVRGRDVFLVQSTCPPVNETLMELLVMIDCCRRASAERITAVMPYFGYARQDRKDEGRVPITAKLVANLIVRAGATRVLTMDLHAAQIQGFFDVPVDHLYAAPVLNQHFMETMPDREDIVIVSPDEGSIKRALGHAKRLGGSVAIIDKRRMNATTTVQANILGGPIEGRVALMFDDMISTAGSIRGAAQVLHDHGVKEIHVGATHAVLCGPAMERLQEADLASLVCTNSIPLTDEQRLPQTKVLDIAPLMGEAIKRIHRNESISKLFREAPND, from the coding sequence ATGCACGACCTGAAGATCTTCACCGGCACCGGCAACCCGCGGCTCGGCCAGTCGATCGCCGACTACCTGGGCGTGCCGCTGGGCGGCATTTCGCTGGGCAAGTTCCCCGACGGCGAGATCAGCTGCAAGATCGACGAGGACGTCCGCGGCCGCGACGTCTTCCTCGTGCAGTCGACCTGCCCGCCGGTCAACGAGACGCTCATGGAGCTGCTCGTGATGATCGACTGCTGCCGGCGAGCGAGCGCCGAGCGGATCACCGCGGTCATGCCCTACTTCGGCTACGCCCGGCAGGACCGCAAGGACGAGGGCCGGGTGCCGATCACGGCCAAGCTGGTCGCCAACCTGATCGTGCGAGCGGGCGCGACACGCGTGCTGACGATGGACCTGCACGCCGCCCAGATCCAGGGCTTCTTCGACGTGCCGGTCGATCACCTCTACGCGGCGCCGGTGCTCAATCAGCACTTCATGGAGACGATGCCCGACCGCGAGGACATCGTGATCGTCAGCCCCGACGAGGGGAGCATCAAACGCGCCCTCGGCCACGCCAAACGCCTCGGCGGGTCGGTGGCGATCATCGATAAACGCCGCATGAACGCGACGACCACCGTCCAGGCGAACATCCTCGGCGGGCCGATCGAGGGCCGCGTCGCGCTGATGTTCGACGACATGATCAGCACCGCCGGCAGCATCCGCGGCGCCGCCCAGGTGTTGCACGACCACGGCGTGAAGGAGATTCATGTCGGCGCCACGCACGCCGTCCTCTGCGGGCCGGCGATGGAACGCCTGCAAGAGGCGGACCTCGCGAGCCTCGTCTGCACGAACTCGATCCCGCTGACCGACGAGCAGCGCCTGCCGCAGACCAAGGTGCTGGACATCGCACCGCTCATGGGCGAGGCGATCAAGCGGATCCACCGCAACGAGTCGATCAGCAAACTGTTCCGCGAAGCGCCCAACGACTGA
- the argB gene encoding Acetylglutamate kinase — protein MIEAIQKADVLIEAMSWIRQFRDSVTVIKLGGSLLEDEEALRHLLIDIVFMETVGMRPVVVHGGGKAISQAMDAAGIEPRFVQGRRYTDDATLGIVERVLGGEINEMLAERIEHYGGRAMPLNTAGETNNNVLFGERMTLTGPEGEAVDLGHVGRVTRVDYDAIDNLCFAGQVPVIPCLCEAEVEVDGKRELLNVNADTAAMAVAETLGADKLVFLSNVAGVLRDKEDPESLIGTLTPDLSQELIDSGAIAAGMIPKVEACFETLGKGVGKVHIIDGRLRHSLLLEIYTNKGVGTQIVNEPV, from the coding sequence GTGATCGAAGCGATCCAGAAAGCCGACGTCCTGATCGAGGCGATGAGCTGGATCCGCCAGTTCCGCGACAGCGTGACGGTCATCAAGCTGGGCGGCAGTCTGCTGGAGGACGAGGAGGCGCTGCGGCACCTGCTGATCGACATCGTCTTTATGGAGACCGTCGGCATGCGGCCCGTGGTCGTCCACGGCGGCGGCAAGGCGATCAGCCAGGCGATGGACGCCGCGGGCATCGAGCCCCGCTTCGTGCAGGGACGCCGCTACACGGACGACGCCACCCTCGGCATCGTCGAGCGTGTCCTGGGGGGCGAGATCAACGAGATGCTCGCCGAGCGGATCGAGCACTACGGCGGCCGCGCCATGCCGCTCAACACCGCGGGCGAGACGAACAACAACGTGCTGTTCGGCGAGCGGATGACGCTCACCGGGCCCGAAGGCGAGGCGGTCGACCTGGGGCACGTCGGCCGCGTGACGCGCGTCGATTACGACGCAATCGACAACCTCTGCTTCGCCGGCCAGGTCCCCGTGATCCCTTGCTTGTGCGAGGCCGAGGTCGAAGTCGACGGCAAGCGCGAGCTGCTCAACGTGAACGCCGACACGGCCGCCATGGCGGTCGCCGAGACGCTCGGCGCCGACAAGCTGGTCTTCCTGAGCAATGTCGCCGGCGTGCTGCGGGACAAGGAAGACCCCGAGTCGCTGATCGGCACGCTGACGCCCGACCTGTCGCAGGAGCTGATCGACAGCGGCGCCATCGCCGCCGGCATGATCCCGAAGGTCGAGGCCTGCTTCGAGACCCTCGGCAAGGGCGTCGGCAAGGTCCACATCATCGACGGCCGCCTGCGTCACTCGCTCCTGCTGGAGATCTACACCAATAAGGGCGTCGGCACCCAGATCGTGAACGAACCCGTTTGA